In Bombus pascuorum chromosome 13, iyBomPasc1.1, whole genome shotgun sequence, a single genomic region encodes these proteins:
- the LOC132913758 gene encoding E3 ubiquitin-protein ligase RING1 produces MASAEQVGLNKTWELSLYELHRTPQDAITDNTEIAVSPRSLHSELMCPICLDMLKKTMTTKECLHRFCSDCIITALRSGNKECPTCRKKLVSKRSLRPDPNFDLLISKIYPSRDEYEAHQERVLAKLNKSHSQAALVNSITEGIKLQSQNRSQRSRKNANESENASNATSYNNSQNASAPATPNATNAANQSDSSQSTTGPLNNSSGGTTSRNSTTPSPNPANQIPKPPKRQKSLQNSENDSSSAEAETGGGDSMVDTEGEGPSEPLMLNEIELVFKPHPTEMAGDNSLIKALKENSIRYIKTTANATVDHLSKYLAMRLTLDLDTELSESDRLLNFCIYIAPSPGQLVVLSGSQTLRQVNDKFWRVNRPLEMYYSWKKT; encoded by the exons ATGGCTTCCGCGGAGCAAGTCGGTCTGAACAAAACTTGGGAATTATCGCTGTATGAGCTTCATCGTACGCCTCAGGATGCAATTACTGACAATACAGAAATCGCAGTCAGTCCACGAAGTTTGCACAGTGAGCTTATGTGCCCAATTTGTCTGGATATGCTTAAAAAGACTATGACTACCAAGGAGTGCCTGCATCGTTTCTGTTCCGATTGTATTATTACGGCACTTAGGAGCGGTAATAAG GAATGTCCGACATGCAGAAAAAAACTGGTATCCAAGAGGTCTCTCAGACCAGATCCTAATTTTGACCTATTGATTTCTAAGATATATCCCAGTCGTGATGAGTACGAGGCACACCAAGAAAGAGTACTGGCAAAACTAAACAAGTCGCATTCACAGGCTGCATTGGTAAATTCTATTACAGAGGGGATCAAATTACAAAGCCAAAATCGTTCTCAGAGGTCTAGAAAGAATGCTAACGAGTCAGAGAATGCTAGCAACGCAACATCCTATAACAATTCACAAAATGCAAGTGCCCCAGCAACACCAAACGCTACAAATGCTGCGAATCAAAGTGACTCGTCTCAAAGTACAACAGGACCTTTAAATAATAGTAGTGgag GTACAACATCCAGAAATTCTACCACGCCATCACCAAATCCAGCAAATCAAATTCCCAAACCTCCAAAACGACAGAAAAGTTTACAAAATTCGGAGAATGACTCATCTAGTGCAGAAGCCGAAACCGGTGGTGGTGATTCCATGGTAGACACAGAGGGTGAAGGTCCGAGCGAACCTTTAATGCTTAATGAAATCGAACTCGTCTTCAAACCACATCCTACGGAAATGGCTGGAGATAATTCACTCATAAAAGCTTTGAAGGAAAATAGTATTCGGTACATCAAGACAACGGCGAACGCGACAG tgGATCATCTGAGTAAGTACCTGGCTATGCGGCTAACGTTGGATCTGGATACAGAATTATCAGAATCGGATAGGCTATTGAATTTTTGCATCTACATAGCACCATCGCCTGGTCAATTAGTGGTTTTAAGCGGATCTCAAACGTTAAGACAGGTGAACGACAAATTCTGGCGCGTCAATCGACCCCTGGAAATGTATTACTCGTGGAAGAAGACCTAG
- the LOC132913585 gene encoding uncharacterized protein LOC132913585, translating to MIDEEANKARFILHVFVLFNPFVPHVLFSSDVLIHKVNYKSSEIILHEQVASVLDDVLSRSQGRKQKSNFSKSSTNAADKELAKKNKAAKDTRLTTNLPDDAAVHFGNFYDIQKKSNKPRAGRVRSLLDSTSPSSTSYKPTPRLEFTRQMVQKLERTAGTKEYARQVSALLEETVEPAHFKLHSLPTENSIPDGRYNPTGFPLWYKEPYKMPFASDEVYKLLKERLDNAEEGKARDIFKEDSSERSSLEEWSEDEEAGYGENFQDDGAISFLTRERSSMNLLSNGSSSVTEAKDTDSKESNQILLDKKPSKLVSF from the exons ATGATTGATGAAGAAGCGAATAAA GCTCGTTTCATACTTCATGTCTTCGTACTTTTCAACCCATTTGTGCCACACGTCCTGTTTTCTTCTGACGTTCTTATCCACAAAGTTAATTATAAGAGCAGCGAAATTATTCTACATGAACAAGTAGCTTCTGTATTGGACGATGTGCTTTCACG GTCTCAAGGAAGGAAGCAAAAGTCCAACTTCTCGAAAAGCTCGACCAATGCCGCAGACAAGGAATTAGCGAAGAAGAACAAAGCTGCTAAAGATACTAGATTAACCACGAACCTTCCTGACGATGCTGCGGTGCACTTTGGAAACTTTTATGATATCCAAAAAAAATCGAACAAGCCACGAGCTGGCAGAGTGAGAAGTCTTTTGGATTCTACTAGTCCATCATCAACTAGCTACAAACCAACGCCGAGACTAGAATTCACCAGGCAGATGGTACAAAA ACTGGAACGAACAGCTGGTACGAAGGAATACGCGCGACAAGTGTCAGCCTTATTGGAGGAGACGGTCGAACCGGCGCATTTCAAGCTGCATTCATTGCCGACCGAGAATTCGATTCCGGATGGAAGATACAATCCCACGGGATTCCCGCTCTGGTACAAGGAACCTTATAAAATGCC GTTCGCCTCGGACGAGGTTTACAAACTTCTCAAGGAGAGGTTGGATAACGCCGAGGAAGGGAAGGCGAGAGATATTTTCAAAGAGGATTCTTCTGAGAGAAGTTCATTGGAAGAATGGAGCGAAGACGAAGAAGCAGGGTATGGAGAAAATTTCCAAGACGACGGAGCGATAAGCTTTCTAACGAGAGAAAGATCTTCGATGAATTTACTGTCTAATGGATCGTCTTCTGTAACAGAAGCGAAGGACACGGACTCCAAGGAAAGCAATCAAATACTTCTCGATAAGAAACCAAGCAAATTAGTCTCGTTCTAA